One Acinetobacter pullicarnis genomic region harbors:
- a CDS encoding DUF2938 family protein gives MLIEMLKFMLLGAIATLFLDVLGVGLAKIFKTKTRNWGTVGQWLKGLCQFKWVYVAKDFPQAPNFHEQVLGWGFHYAVGMGYGLILFMLAGTGYLNQPTLLPALWVGLVLPTLASWLIFMPCMGAGLFGHKAKNIKITVFFVLSMHVIFMLGLYLPVCLSIYFSK, from the coding sequence ATGCTGATCGAAATGTTAAAATTTATGTTACTGGGCGCGATTGCCACCCTTTTTTTAGATGTTTTAGGCGTTGGACTGGCCAAAATATTTAAAACCAAGACCCGAAATTGGGGAACGGTCGGTCAATGGCTCAAAGGTTTATGCCAATTTAAATGGGTGTATGTTGCCAAAGACTTTCCGCAAGCCCCCAATTTTCATGAGCAAGTCTTAGGTTGGGGCTTTCATTACGCAGTCGGTATGGGCTATGGCCTCATCTTGTTTATGCTTGCTGGTACAGGCTACTTAAATCAGCCAACACTCCTTCCCGCCCTTTGGGTTGGCCTCGTGCTACCGACGCTCGCCAGTTGGCTGATCTTCATGCCGTGTATGGGTGCTGGTCTATTTGGCCATAAAGCCAAGAACATCAAAATCACGGTATTTTTTGTGTTGAGCATGCATGTTATTTTTATGTTGGGCTTATATTTACCGGTGTGTTTAAGTATCTATTTCAGCAAGTAA
- a CDS encoding NAD-dependent succinate-semialdehyde dehydrogenase — translation MDITKFEIFKNLSSINGAWVASTSGKEIEVLNPVDQSVIATIPALEPAQITEAIETAATAFISWKALSVKQRSDILKKWFDLIMQHQDDIAAIMTVEQGKPLKEAKGEVAYAASFIEWFAEEGRRMNGDTIPAPTTDKRIMTKREPVGVCVAITPWNFPAAMITRKVAPALVAGCTMIIKPAQETPFTALALVYLAELAGVPKGVLNIVTGKSAEIVPVMTDSPIVKKLSFTGSTPVGAMLMAQSAPTLKKMSLELGGNAPLIVFNDADLDLAVQGVMDSKFRNAGQTCVCSNRIFVQEKIYDVFVAKLAEKVAALKLGNGLTEGVDIGPLINQKAVEKIQTHIADAVALGGKVVVGGRVAELGPNFFEPTVIENASDDMLCFRDETFAPLAPIFKFTEDAEVVQRANDTEFGLASYIFTENLNRSIAVSEALEYGMVGINTGLISTSEAPFGGVKASGLGREGSKYGLDEYTEIKYICIGNVHAAL, via the coding sequence ATGGACATCACTAAATTCGAAATTTTTAAGAACTTATCTTCAATCAATGGCGCTTGGGTGGCTTCAACTTCAGGCAAAGAAATTGAAGTGCTCAATCCAGTTGATCAGTCTGTGATTGCGACGATTCCTGCGCTTGAGCCTGCTCAAATTACGGAAGCGATTGAAACTGCAGCGACCGCTTTTATTTCATGGAAAGCCCTGTCAGTGAAGCAACGTTCAGACATTTTGAAAAAATGGTTTGATTTGATCATGCAACATCAAGATGACATTGCAGCGATCATGACCGTTGAACAAGGTAAGCCTTTAAAAGAAGCCAAAGGCGAAGTGGCTTATGCGGCCAGCTTTATCGAATGGTTTGCCGAAGAAGGTCGCAGAATGAATGGCGACACCATTCCTGCACCGACCACCGACAAGCGCATTATGACCAAGCGTGAGCCAGTGGGCGTTTGCGTGGCGATTACGCCTTGGAATTTCCCTGCAGCAATGATCACCCGTAAAGTCGCACCTGCTTTGGTTGCAGGCTGCACCATGATCATTAAACCTGCGCAAGAAACCCCATTTACTGCGTTGGCATTGGTGTATTTGGCTGAATTGGCAGGCGTACCAAAAGGTGTATTGAATATCGTCACTGGTAAGTCGGCAGAAATCGTACCTGTAATGACCGATAGTCCAATCGTGAAAAAACTCAGTTTCACAGGCTCTACGCCAGTCGGCGCCATGCTGATGGCACAAAGTGCGCCAACATTGAAAAAAATGTCATTGGAATTGGGCGGTAATGCACCGCTTATCGTGTTCAATGATGCCGATCTAGATTTGGCAGTTCAGGGCGTAATGGACAGTAAATTCCGTAATGCAGGTCAAACTTGTGTTTGTAGTAACCGTATTTTTGTTCAAGAAAAAATTTATGATGTTTTCGTTGCCAAATTGGCTGAAAAAGTTGCAGCACTGAAACTTGGTAATGGTCTAACTGAAGGTGTGGACATTGGTCCACTGATCAATCAAAAAGCCGTTGAGAAAATTCAAACGCATATTGCAGATGCCGTGGCGCTTGGCGGCAAAGTTGTGGTTGGCGGTCGTGTTGCTGAGCTCGGCCCGAACTTCTTTGAACCGACTGTGATTGAAAATGCCAGCGATGACATGCTGTGTTTCCGTGATGAAACTTTTGCGCCATTGGCACCGATTTTTAAATTCACTGAAGATGCAGAAGTGGTACAGCGTGCCAACGATACCGAATTCGGTTTGGCTTCTTATATTTTCACTGAAAATTTAAATCGCAGTATTGCGGTCTCTGAAGCGCTTGAATACGGCATGGTTGGCATTAACACCGGTCTGATTTCAACTTCAGAAGCCCCATTTGGTGGTGTGAAAGCCTCTGGTTTAGGTCGTGAAGGTTCTAAATATGGCCTAGACGAATACACCGAAATTAAATACATCTGCATTGGTAATGTCCACGCAGCACTTTAA
- a CDS encoding SDR family NAD(P)-dependent oxidoreductase — translation MQNKQQTQYQGIAGKTVVVTGAAAGIGFCLSKAFAEQGAKVFMIDLNQAALTEATAQLKDYTVQGYAASVTDDDAVRSAFEVCQNSFGLVDVLFNNAGVSLNKPSLEISMNEWRRCVDINLSSLFLCSQEAAKQMQQQGRGVIINTASIWGLSTSAERTAYCTTKAGVVSMTKCLAAEWGKLGIRVLAIGPGYTRTALVEKLQQENTLDVADLERRTPLGRLAEPEEIAELALFLASDAAKFMTGQTYLIDGGWEANGFQ, via the coding sequence ATGCAAAATAAACAACAGACACAGTATCAAGGCATTGCAGGAAAAACGGTTGTGGTGACTGGTGCTGCGGCAGGGATTGGTTTTTGTTTGTCTAAAGCCTTTGCTGAGCAAGGTGCCAAGGTCTTTATGATTGATCTCAATCAAGCGGCACTGACTGAAGCAACAGCCCAACTCAAAGACTATACCGTACAAGGTTATGCAGCCTCCGTGACTGACGATGACGCGGTGCGTAGCGCGTTTGAAGTCTGCCAAAACAGTTTTGGCTTGGTCGATGTGTTGTTCAATAACGCGGGTGTTTCTTTAAATAAACCGTCTTTAGAAATTTCAATGAACGAATGGCGTCGTTGTGTCGACATTAACTTGAGCAGCTTGTTCCTCTGCTCTCAGGAAGCGGCAAAACAGATGCAGCAACAAGGCCGTGGTGTGATTATCAATACCGCTTCAATTTGGGGTTTAAGTACTTCGGCTGAACGTACGGCGTACTGCACCACCAAAGCAGGCGTGGTTTCCATGACCAAATGTCTTGCCGCAGAGTGGGGCAAATTGGGCATTCGTGTATTGGCGATTGGACCGGGTTATACCCGCACCGCATTGGTTGAAAAACTGCAACAAGAGAACACTTTGGATGTGGCTGACCTTGAACGCCGCACCCCATTAGGCCGTCTGGCTGAGCCTGAAGAAATTGCTGAATTGGCGCTGTTCCTTGCCTCAGATGCGGCCAAATTTATGACTGGACAAACTTATTTAATTGATGGTGGTTGGGAAGCGAACGGGTTCCAGTAA
- a CDS encoding alpha-ketoacid dehydrogenase subunit alpha/beta: MSNQINLHPESPWIELQSTQEDWNQADAGLLESMLTQLHIIRAFEESVLELAGEGLVHGPAHSSIGQEGGAVGSIISLTAADQVNGSHRGHHQFLAKALTYLRPNGIKLDQDFGADIQEVLQRTLAEILGLAQGFCKGRGGSMHLQWIEAGALGTNAIVGGGAPMAAGAAWAHRHAKTDAIAITYFGDGAVNIGSVLETMNLAAAWKLPICFFIENNRYAVSTSVEEATAETRLSSRGSAFNIPSWKVDGMDPLAVHLTMQQALQHMRDGKGPTIVEADVYRFFHQNGPYPGSAFGYRSKEEEQQWKGRDPISMLENQMQARGLLNEDQIKQLRAQCQNVMAQAVAELTEPADKGKRRIRPELWPSEDFVDVGIRGDLAELKGCDTLEEIGCTQTLVKSKFIDAVANVMNRRMETDDSIVVMGEDIHRLKGGTNGATKGLKERFPERTLGTPISENAFMGLGGGIAVDGRFKPVVEFMYPDFMWVAADQVFNQIGKARHMFGGQSDVPLVLRTKIAMGTGYGSQHSMDPAGIFVTNPGWRIVAASTPFDYIGLMNFALACKDPVLMIEHVDLYGKSGQVPEGQLDYQIPFGQAAVRREGQALTILTYLSMVDHSLEAVAQTGIDAEVIDLRFLDRASLDWETIEASIRKTNNVLIVEQGNQGTSYGGWLADELQRRCFDWLDQPIQRVHGTEGAPSISKVLERAAAARTEEVVDGLHRVMRDKGEAI; the protein is encoded by the coding sequence ATGTCAAATCAGATTAACCTTCATCCAGAAAGCCCTTGGATTGAATTACAAAGCACGCAAGAAGATTGGAATCAAGCGGATGCTGGTTTGCTCGAAAGCATGCTCACCCAACTACATATTATTCGTGCATTTGAAGAATCCGTACTGGAACTAGCAGGCGAAGGCTTGGTTCACGGCCCAGCACACTCAAGTATCGGTCAAGAAGGTGGTGCAGTAGGTTCGATTATTTCACTGACGGCCGCAGACCAAGTGAATGGTTCACACCGTGGTCACCACCAGTTTTTAGCCAAAGCATTAACCTATTTACGTCCTAATGGCATCAAGTTAGATCAAGACTTTGGTGCGGACATCCAAGAAGTATTGCAACGGACTTTGGCTGAAATTTTAGGTTTGGCACAAGGTTTCTGTAAAGGTCGTGGCGGTTCAATGCATTTGCAATGGATCGAAGCTGGCGCATTGGGGACCAATGCGATTGTGGGTGGTGGTGCACCGATGGCGGCTGGTGCTGCTTGGGCACATCGTCATGCAAAAACCGATGCGATTGCAATTACCTATTTTGGTGATGGCGCAGTCAACATTGGTTCAGTGCTTGAAACCATGAACCTTGCCGCTGCATGGAAATTACCGATTTGTTTCTTCATTGAAAACAACCGTTATGCAGTATCAACCTCAGTTGAAGAAGCGACTGCTGAAACGCGTCTGTCTTCACGTGGTTCTGCGTTTAATATTCCGAGCTGGAAAGTAGATGGGATGGACCCATTGGCGGTGCATTTAACCATGCAACAAGCGTTACAACATATGCGTGATGGCAAAGGCCCAACCATTGTTGAAGCGGATGTTTATCGTTTCTTCCACCAAAATGGTCCGTATCCGGGCAGTGCTTTTGGTTACCGCAGTAAAGAAGAAGAGCAACAGTGGAAAGGACGCGATCCGATCAGCATGCTCGAAAACCAAATGCAAGCACGTGGTTTGTTGAATGAAGATCAAATCAAACAATTACGCGCACAATGCCAAAATGTGATGGCACAAGCCGTGGCTGAATTGACTGAGCCTGCAGACAAAGGCAAACGTCGTATTCGCCCTGAACTGTGGCCTTCAGAAGATTTTGTCGATGTAGGTATTCGTGGTGATCTAGCTGAATTGAAGGGTTGCGACACCTTAGAAGAAATTGGCTGTACGCAAACTTTGGTTAAAAGTAAGTTTATCGATGCGGTTGCCAATGTCATGAACCGCCGTATGGAAACAGATGATTCTATCGTGGTCATGGGTGAAGATATTCACCGTCTAAAAGGCGGCACCAACGGTGCAACCAAAGGGCTCAAAGAACGCTTCCCTGAACGTACGTTAGGTACACCCATCAGTGAAAATGCCTTCATGGGTCTCGGTGGCGGAATTGCAGTAGATGGTCGTTTTAAACCTGTGGTTGAGTTTATGTACCCTGACTTTATGTGGGTTGCAGCAGACCAAGTGTTTAACCAAATTGGTAAAGCGCGCCACATGTTTGGTGGTCAAAGTGATGTGCCATTGGTGCTGCGGACTAAAATTGCGATGGGTACCGGCTATGGTTCACAACACTCGATGGACCCTGCAGGTATTTTCGTGACCAATCCGGGCTGGCGTATTGTTGCGGCATCCACCCCATTTGATTATATCGGTTTGATGAACTTTGCTTTGGCCTGTAAAGACCCAGTATTGATGATCGAACATGTCGACTTATATGGCAAAAGCGGTCAAGTGCCTGAAGGTCAACTCGATTATCAAATTCCATTTGGTCAAGCGGCGGTACGTCGTGAAGGCCAAGCACTCACCATTTTGACTTATTTGTCGATGGTTGATCACAGCCTAGAAGCCGTTGCACAAACCGGTATCGATGCTGAAGTGATTGATCTACGTTTCTTAGACCGTGCAAGCTTGGACTGGGAAACCATCGAAGCCAGTATTCGTAAGACCAACAATGTATTGATTGTTGAACAAGGAAATCAAGGAACCTCGTATGGCGGTTGGTTAGCAGACGAATTACAACGTCGCTGCTTTGACTGGCTCGATCAACCGATTCAACGTGTGCATGGCACAGAAGGTGCGCCAAGTATTTCTAAAGTACTTGAACGTGCTGCTGCTGCACGTACTGAAGAAGTTGTGGACGGTCTACACCGTGTTATGCGTGACAAAGGCGAAGCCATTTAA